One genomic region from Thiohalorhabdus denitrificans encodes:
- the sdhD gene encoding succinate dehydrogenase, hydrophobic membrane anchor protein encodes MARTLGGARSGLAAWWWQRVTAVYLLVFLAAGLGGLLLAPPQDYAQWRAFLAAPWVRVALMLFVVATAVHAYVGVRDVFMDYVPRGGVRTTAFILWAAAVAAFVAWGVVWVTGLGGGVT; translated from the coding sequence ATGGCGCGTACCCTGGGCGGGGCCCGCAGCGGGCTGGCGGCTTGGTGGTGGCAGCGGGTCACGGCCGTGTACCTGCTGGTCTTCCTGGCCGCGGGCCTGGGTGGGCTGCTGCTCGCGCCCCCGCAGGACTACGCCCAGTGGCGGGCGTTTCTGGCCGCGCCCTGGGTGCGGGTGGCGCTGATGCTGTTCGTGGTGGCCACGGCGGTCCACGCCTACGTGGGGGTGCGGGACGTCTTCATGGACTACGTCCCCCGCGGCGGGGTGCGGACCACGGCTTTCATCCTTTGGGCGGCGGCGGTGGCCGCCTTCGTTGCCTGGGGGGTGGTTTGGGTAACCGGCCTTGGGGGAGGCGTGACATGA
- the sdhC gene encoding succinate dehydrogenase, cytochrome b556 subunit, with translation MKPTDPWNRPVFLHLLRIRFPVGAWASILHRITGVILVAAVPATLALVAYSARSPANFQQVGGWLASGGAGVGIALVLGALAHHIFAGIRLLLMEAGLGEGLPVARSTAWASMVGAALVVVAALALFWIR, from the coding sequence ATGAAGCCCACCGATCCCTGGAATCGCCCGGTCTTCCTTCACCTCCTTCGCATCCGCTTTCCGGTGGGGGCATGGGCGTCCATCCTGCACCGGATCACCGGAGTGATCCTGGTGGCGGCTGTGCCCGCGACCCTCGCCCTGGTGGCGTACAGCGCCCGCTCCCCGGCTAACTTCCAGCAGGTGGGGGGCTGGCTGGCCAGTGGCGGGGCCGGGGTGGGGATCGCCCTGGTGCTCGGTGCCCTGGCTCATCACATCTTCGCCGGGATCCGCCTCCTGCTCATGGAGGCGGGACTGGGGGAGGGCCTGCCGGTGGCACGCAGCACCGCCTGGGCCAGCATGGTGGGGGCCGCCCTGGTGGTGGTCGCCGCCCTGGCCTTGTTCTGGATCAGGTAA
- the ygfZ gene encoding CAF17-like 4Fe-4S cluster assembly/insertion protein YgfZ, producing MEARWRTALENQGAHWEGACIRDFGDPAGELGAVEAESAVVTPLDDRGLLTATGTEVLSFLQGQLTNDVHPAEHGTPVLAAHLSPKGRVLAGMLVFAFENGYALEFPNDVFDQLTKRLRMFVLRADVALHDARADWVRLGLSGAGAEQAGLAAVGAGQAVPDRVTRGETGTLVPLPGPIPAFLALVPPEHGPAALEAARAHARPVGRPAWELARIRAGVPDLGAAVSESFIPQEANLEPLGGISYTKGCYTGQEVVARTKHLGRLKRRLYRVAGDSGLEAGQAVYARGQDQAQGRIVQAAPRPGGGLEALAVLRIETVEAGAGLYAEGAEGGLEVLALPYAVAEEAG from the coding sequence ATGGAAGCCCGATGGCGCACGGCCCTGGAGAACCAGGGGGCCCACTGGGAAGGAGCATGCATTCGCGATTTCGGCGACCCGGCCGGCGAGCTTGGGGCGGTGGAAGCCGAATCCGCCGTGGTCACCCCGCTGGACGACCGCGGCCTGCTCACCGCCACGGGCACCGAGGTGCTGTCCTTCCTGCAGGGCCAGCTCACCAACGATGTCCACCCCGCCGAGCACGGCACCCCGGTGCTGGCCGCGCACCTCTCCCCCAAAGGACGGGTCCTGGCGGGGATGCTGGTGTTCGCCTTCGAGAACGGCTACGCCCTGGAATTCCCGAACGACGTCTTCGATCAGCTCACCAAGCGGCTGCGCATGTTCGTCCTGCGCGCCGACGTGGCCCTGCACGATGCCCGCGCAGACTGGGTACGTCTCGGCCTGTCCGGCGCGGGTGCGGAGCAGGCCGGCCTGGCGGCGGTGGGCGCCGGGCAGGCGGTGCCGGATCGGGTGACCCGCGGGGAGACCGGGACCCTGGTGCCCCTACCCGGGCCGATCCCGGCCTTCCTGGCCCTGGTGCCCCCCGAGCACGGCCCGGCCGCCCTGGAGGCCGCCCGGGCGCATGCCCGCCCCGTGGGCCGGCCCGCCTGGGAACTGGCCCGCATCCGCGCGGGCGTCCCCGACCTGGGCGCCGCGGTATCCGAGTCCTTCATCCCGCAGGAGGCCAACCTGGAGCCCCTGGGCGGCATCAGCTACACCAAGGGCTGCTACACCGGCCAGGAGGTGGTGGCGCGCACCAAGCACCTGGGCCGCCTGAAGCGGCGTTTGTACCGGGTGGCCGGGGACAGCGGCCTCGAAGCGGGCCAGGCGGTGTACGCCCGAGGCCAGGACCAGGCCCAGGGGCGGATCGTACAGGCCGCCCCCCGACCGGGGGGCGGCCTGGAGGCCCTGGCGGTGCTGCGCATCGAGACGGTGGAGGCCGGGGCGGGCCTGTATGCGGAAGGGGCGGAGGGCGGCCTGGAGGTGCTGGCGCTCCCCTACGCCGTGGCGGAGGAGGCCGGTTGA
- a CDS encoding DUF4936 family protein, whose product MNGPVWGYFVYYRLAPGPVPEEAWAEIFAVVAGRTGVQGRLYGPAPDGCTWMEVYEPVPETERGVFEAALRTAVERSGLEGWLAAEEHRHVEAFPRADSGA is encoded by the coding sequence TTGAACGGTCCCGTGTGGGGCTATTTCGTCTACTACCGGCTGGCGCCGGGGCCCGTCCCGGAAGAGGCCTGGGCGGAGATCTTCGCCGTGGTGGCCGGGCGGACCGGCGTCCAGGGCCGGCTCTACGGTCCCGCGCCGGATGGATGCACCTGGATGGAGGTCTACGAGCCCGTTCCGGAGACGGAGCGGGGGGTTTTCGAGGCGGCCCTGAGGACGGCGGTGGAGCGCTCGGGGCTGGAGGGCTGGCTCGCCGCGGAGGAGCATCGCCATGTGGAGGCCTTCCCGCGGGCGGACTCCGGGGCGTAG
- the ftsB gene encoding cell division protein FtsB encodes MRILLVVLAALLVVLQYSLWLGDRNLRAVWERQGEVEELKEEVGRLEARNRQLRAEVEDLRREGAAIAERAREDLGMIRQDEVFIRMVRPRGPGDAGGEEGSGG; translated from the coding sequence ATGCGTATCCTGCTGGTGGTCCTGGCCGCCCTCCTGGTGGTGCTCCAGTACAGCCTGTGGCTGGGGGACCGCAACCTGCGCGCCGTCTGGGAGCGGCAGGGCGAGGTGGAGGAGCTGAAGGAGGAGGTGGGTCGGCTCGAGGCCCGCAACCGGCAGCTCCGGGCGGAGGTGGAGGACCTGCGCCGGGAGGGGGCGGCCATCGCCGAACGGGCGCGGGAGGACCTGGGCATGATCCGGCAGGATGAGGTCTTCATCCGGATGGTGCGGCCCCGGGGCCCCGGTGATGCTGGCGGGGAGGAAGGCAGCGGGGGGTGA
- the eno gene encoding phosphopyruvate hydratase: MSAIVEVRGREILDSRGNPTVEAEVRLESGAVGVAAVPSGASTGEREAVELRDGGDRFLGKGVRQAVANVEAELREAVLGLEASEQRAIDRALIETDGTDNKGRLGANAILGVSLATAKASAAESGLPLYRYLGGAGASVLPVPMMNVINGGAHADNGLDFQECMLMPVGFDRFSEALRCGVEVFHSLKKILGEAGHVTAVGDEGGFAPNLPSNRAAFETLMQAIDKAGYKAGEDVLLAMDVAASEFHTDRGYALSGEDKNLSGDQMLDFLEELARDFPIASIEDGMDENDWEGWRALTERLGGSVQLVGDDLFVTNTRILQQGIERGVGNSILIKVNQIGTLSETLEAIELAKRAGYTAVVSHRSGETEDTTIADIAVATNCAQIKTGSASRSDRVAKYNRLLRIEEELGPDGQFLGAAALPTRRG, encoded by the coding sequence GTGAGTGCCATCGTCGAGGTTCGTGGTCGCGAGATCCTGGATTCCCGGGGCAACCCCACCGTGGAGGCCGAGGTGCGCCTGGAGAGCGGCGCGGTGGGCGTCGCCGCGGTGCCCAGCGGGGCTTCCACCGGGGAGCGTGAGGCCGTGGAGCTGCGGGACGGCGGCGACCGCTTCCTGGGCAAGGGTGTGCGCCAGGCGGTGGCCAACGTGGAGGCCGAGCTGCGCGAGGCCGTCCTGGGCCTGGAGGCCAGCGAGCAGCGCGCCATCGACCGGGCACTGATCGAGACCGACGGCACCGACAACAAGGGCCGCCTCGGGGCGAACGCCATCCTGGGCGTCTCCCTGGCCACCGCCAAGGCGTCCGCCGCCGAGTCCGGCCTGCCCCTGTACCGCTACCTCGGCGGGGCTGGGGCGAGCGTGCTGCCGGTGCCCATGATGAACGTCATCAACGGCGGGGCCCACGCTGACAATGGCCTGGACTTCCAGGAGTGCATGCTCATGCCGGTGGGCTTCGACCGCTTCTCCGAGGCCCTGCGCTGCGGCGTGGAGGTGTTCCACAGCCTCAAGAAGATCCTGGGCGAGGCGGGCCACGTGACCGCGGTCGGCGACGAGGGCGGCTTCGCCCCCAACCTGCCCTCCAACCGGGCGGCCTTCGAGACCCTGATGCAGGCCATCGACAAGGCCGGCTACAAGGCGGGCGAGGACGTGCTGTTGGCCATGGATGTGGCCGCCTCCGAATTCCATACCGACCGGGGCTACGCCCTCTCCGGGGAGGACAAGAACCTTTCCGGAGACCAGATGCTCGATTTCCTGGAGGAACTGGCCCGGGACTTCCCCATCGCCTCCATCGAGGACGGCATGGACGAGAACGACTGGGAGGGTTGGCGGGCCCTCACCGAGCGCCTCGGCGGCTCGGTGCAGTTGGTGGGCGACGACCTGTTCGTCACCAACACCCGCATCCTCCAGCAGGGCATCGAGCGCGGCGTGGGCAACTCCATCCTCATCAAGGTGAACCAGATCGGCACCCTGTCGGAGACCCTGGAGGCCATCGAGCTGGCCAAGCGGGCGGGCTACACGGCGGTGGTCTCCCACCGCAGCGGCGAGACCGAGGACACCACCATCGCCGACATCGCTGTGGCCACCAACTGCGCCCAGATCAAGACCGGGTCCGCCTCCCGCAGCGACCGGGTGGCCAAGTACAACCGGCTGCTGCGCATCGAGGAGGAGCTGGGCCCGGATGGCCAGTTCCTCGGCGCGGCGGCCCTGCCCACCCGGCGCGGATAG
- the kdsA gene encoding 3-deoxy-8-phosphooctulonate synthase gives MKELCGHPIGGDRPFFLIAGPCAIEGRGHALETAARLREICDGLGIPLIYKSSFDKANRSSTKSFRGVGMAEGLEILGAVREEVGVPILTDVHTPDQAEPVAEVADVLQTPAFLCRQTDFIQAVAATGRPVNIKKGQFLAPWDMANVVDKAREVGNEDIMVCERGVSFGYNNLVSDMRALAVMRETGAPVVFDATHSVQLPGGQGGASGGQREFVPVLASAAAGVGVDGLFMETHQAPDSAPSDGPNMWPLDRLEALLSRLLAIHNAARSVPAP, from the coding sequence ATGAAGGAGTTGTGCGGCCACCCCATCGGCGGCGACCGGCCCTTCTTCCTGATCGCCGGTCCCTGCGCCATCGAGGGCCGGGGCCACGCCCTGGAGACGGCGGCCCGGCTGCGGGAGATCTGCGACGGGCTGGGCATCCCGCTCATCTACAAGTCCAGCTTCGACAAGGCCAACCGCAGCTCCACCAAGTCCTTCCGGGGCGTGGGCATGGCGGAGGGCCTGGAGATCCTGGGTGCGGTGCGCGAGGAGGTGGGGGTCCCCATCCTCACCGATGTCCACACCCCGGACCAGGCCGAGCCGGTGGCGGAGGTGGCGGACGTCCTGCAGACGCCCGCCTTCCTGTGCCGGCAGACCGACTTCATCCAGGCGGTGGCGGCCACCGGCCGGCCGGTGAACATCAAGAAGGGCCAGTTCCTGGCCCCCTGGGACATGGCCAACGTGGTGGACAAGGCCCGCGAGGTGGGCAACGAGGACATCATGGTCTGCGAGCGGGGGGTGAGCTTCGGCTACAACAACCTGGTCTCGGACATGCGCGCCCTGGCGGTGATGCGCGAGACTGGGGCGCCGGTGGTGTTCGACGCCACCCATTCGGTGCAGCTGCCCGGTGGACAGGGCGGGGCCTCGGGCGGACAGCGGGAATTCGTGCCCGTCCTGGCCTCCGCCGCCGCCGGGGTGGGGGTGGACGGGCTGTTCATGGAGACCCACCAGGCCCCCGACTCCGCGCCGAGCGATGGCCCGAACATGTGGCCCCTGGACCGGCTGGAGGCCCTCCTGAGCCGCCTGCTGGCTATCCACAACGCGGCGCGGTCGGTGCCCGCGCCGTAA
- a CDS encoding CTP synthase — protein MSESMAPQAESRHTKFIFITGGVVSSLGKGIASASLGALLEARGLKVTFQKLDPYINVDPGTMSPFQHGEVFVTGDGAETDLDLGHYERFSHTRMSARNNFTTGQIYESVIKKERRGDYLGGTVQVIPHITDEIKDCILAVGDGADVALVEIGGTVGDIESLPFMEAIRQLGVELGPGNCLYVHLTLVPFIPSAGEMKTKPTQHSVKELREIGIQPDVLLCRADREIPSDQRRKMGLFCNVPERAVVTALDVDTIYKVPLVYHEQELDSIVLEKLGMEAGPPDLAPWERIVDALVNPEAEAEVAMVGKYVDLTESYKSLNEALTHAGIGHRARVRVRYVDAEAIESDGAAAHLDGVDAVLVPGGFGERGSEGKIAAIAYARTRQVPYLGICLGMQLAVVEYARNVAGLEGAGSTEFDREVAHPVIALLTEWITEDGHIVTREAEGDMGGTMRLGEYPCILEEGSTVRTAYGEEEVVERHRHRYEFNNQYFHLLHDAGLQFTGSTVDGTLKEVVEVPDHPWFVGCQFHPEFTSRPMEGHPLFSAFLGAALAYRQRQEETA, from the coding sequence ATGAGCGAGAGCATGGCGCCACAGGCGGAGAGCCGCCACACCAAATTCATCTTCATCACCGGGGGCGTCGTGTCCTCCCTGGGCAAGGGCATCGCCTCCGCCTCCCTGGGCGCCCTCCTGGAGGCCCGGGGGCTGAAGGTCACCTTCCAGAAGCTGGATCCCTACATCAACGTGGACCCCGGCACCATGAGCCCCTTCCAGCACGGCGAGGTGTTCGTCACCGGCGACGGCGCCGAGACCGACCTGGACCTGGGCCACTACGAGCGCTTCTCCCACACGCGCATGTCCGCCCGCAACAACTTCACCACCGGCCAGATCTACGAGTCGGTAATCAAGAAGGAGCGGCGGGGGGACTACCTGGGCGGCACCGTGCAGGTGATCCCGCACATCACCGACGAGATCAAGGACTGCATCCTGGCGGTGGGGGATGGCGCGGACGTGGCCCTGGTGGAGATCGGCGGCACGGTGGGCGACATCGAGTCCCTGCCCTTCATGGAGGCCATCCGCCAGCTCGGCGTGGAGCTGGGGCCCGGCAACTGCCTCTACGTCCACCTGACCCTGGTGCCCTTCATCCCCTCCGCCGGCGAGATGAAGACCAAGCCCACCCAGCACTCGGTGAAGGAGCTGCGGGAGATCGGCATCCAGCCCGACGTGCTGCTGTGCCGGGCGGACCGCGAGATCCCCTCCGACCAGCGCCGCAAGATGGGTCTGTTCTGCAACGTCCCCGAGCGGGCCGTGGTCACCGCCCTGGACGTGGACACCATCTACAAGGTGCCGCTCGTCTACCATGAGCAGGAGCTCGACAGCATCGTGCTGGAGAAGCTGGGCATGGAGGCCGGGCCCCCGGACCTCGCGCCCTGGGAGCGCATCGTCGACGCCCTGGTGAACCCCGAAGCCGAGGCCGAGGTGGCCATGGTGGGCAAGTACGTGGATCTCACCGAATCCTACAAGTCCCTCAACGAGGCCCTGACCCACGCGGGCATCGGCCACCGCGCCCGCGTCCGGGTGCGCTACGTGGACGCCGAGGCCATCGAGAGCGACGGCGCCGCGGCCCACCTCGACGGGGTGGATGCGGTGCTGGTGCCCGGGGGCTTCGGCGAGCGCGGCAGCGAGGGCAAGATCGCCGCCATCGCCTACGCCCGCACCCGGCAGGTGCCCTACCTGGGGATCTGCCTGGGCATGCAGCTGGCGGTGGTCGAGTACGCCCGCAATGTGGCGGGATTGGAAGGCGCCGGGAGCACCGAGTTCGACCGCGAGGTGGCCCATCCCGTCATCGCCCTGCTCACGGAGTGGATCACCGAGGATGGCCACATCGTCACCCGCGAGGCGGAGGGCGACATGGGCGGCACCATGCGCCTGGGCGAGTACCCTTGCATCCTCGAGGAGGGCTCCACGGTGCGCACCGCCTACGGCGAGGAGGAGGTGGTGGAGCGCCACCGGCACCGCTACGAGTTCAACAACCAGTACTTCCACCTGCTCCACGACGCCGGCCTGCAGTTCACCGGGAGCACCGTGGACGGCACCCTAAAGGAGGTGGTGGAGGTCCCGGACCACCCCTGGTTCGTGGGCTGCCAGTTCCACCCCGAATTCACTTCGCGGCCCATGGAGGGCCACCCGCTGTTCTCCGCCTTCCTGGGCGCCGCGCTCGCGTATCGGCAGCGCCAGGAGGAGACAGCATGA
- the tilS gene encoding tRNA lysidine(34) synthetase TilS produces MLPKHPLRDRFLTRLDAHLRRDLAVPDGARLRVAFSGGTDSTALLAAVAALAPVRGYRVAAVHVHHGMAAAADAWAAACAATCDRLGIPLEERRWEGEAAPGESPEAAARAGRYALLEEALAPGEWLLTAHQADDQAETVLLFLARGAGLDGLAGIQRKRPFGSGWLARPLLPFTRTELEGFVAGLGLSTVADPTNRDPRLARARVRHRLLPCLEEVMGADVAGAVTRSADLLQDARAVVEGAVADHLGRVRPDPDRPGELQAPALADLEPPLARHVLRAALREAALPLPERAILEQVRGLAAGDKAAGWVAWNGGAAHRSGTRLLLIAEPGAQEGAVPDAWAPAEGPLEWPPLGLTLRAEQETAEPPWPAPEQAQLLDAEAAGPVLGLRTPRSGDRIRPAGGGTERPLGELLRGAGIPVGRRERVPLLTDGAGRILAVVGVATAAAAAARPGRPAWRIRLDWWKRPWPGAVSGTPEAGTPGSGTREQREGE; encoded by the coding sequence ATGCTGCCGAAGCATCCCCTGCGGGACCGTTTCCTGACCCGCCTGGATGCCCACCTGCGCCGTGACCTGGCGGTCCCGGACGGGGCCCGCCTGCGCGTAGCCTTCAGCGGCGGGACCGACTCCACGGCCCTCCTCGCCGCCGTGGCGGCGCTGGCCCCCGTGCGGGGCTATCGGGTCGCCGCGGTGCACGTCCACCACGGGATGGCCGCGGCCGCCGATGCGTGGGCCGCCGCCTGCGCCGCCACCTGCGACCGGCTGGGGATCCCCCTGGAGGAGCGCCGCTGGGAAGGCGAGGCGGCCCCCGGGGAAAGCCCGGAGGCCGCGGCCCGCGCCGGCCGCTACGCCCTGCTCGAAGAGGCCCTGGCGCCGGGGGAGTGGCTGCTCACCGCCCACCAGGCCGACGACCAGGCGGAGACGGTCCTGCTATTCCTGGCCCGGGGCGCGGGCCTGGACGGCCTGGCGGGGATCCAGCGCAAGCGCCCCTTCGGCTCCGGCTGGCTGGCCCGCCCCCTGCTCCCCTTCACCCGGACCGAGCTGGAGGGGTTCGTCGCGGGCCTGGGCCTTTCCACCGTGGCGGACCCCACCAACCGGGACCCCCGCCTGGCCCGCGCCCGGGTCCGGCACCGGCTGCTGCCCTGCCTCGAGGAGGTGATGGGCGCCGACGTCGCGGGGGCCGTGACCCGGTCCGCGGACCTTCTCCAGGACGCCCGGGCCGTGGTGGAGGGGGCGGTCGCCGACCACCTGGGCCGCGTGCGCCCGGATCCGGATCGCCCGGGGGAGCTGCAGGCGCCGGCCTTGGCGGATCTGGAACCGCCCCTGGCCCGTCATGTGCTGCGGGCCGCCCTGCGCGAGGCGGCCCTGCCCCTGCCCGAGCGCGCCATCCTGGAGCAGGTGCGTGGTCTGGCCGCGGGGGACAAGGCCGCCGGGTGGGTGGCCTGGAACGGCGGCGCGGCCCACCGTTCCGGGACCCGCCTGCTTCTGATCGCCGAGCCCGGGGCCCAGGAGGGGGCCGTGCCGGACGCCTGGGCGCCGGCGGAGGGGCCCCTGGAGTGGCCGCCGCTGGGGCTCACCCTGCGGGCCGAGCAGGAAACGGCGGAGCCCCCCTGGCCGGCCCCGGAGCAGGCGCAGCTGTTGGATGCCGAGGCGGCCGGTCCGGTCCTCGGGTTGCGGACCCCGCGGTCCGGGGACCGGATTCGGCCCGCGGGCGGAGGCACGGAGCGCCCCCTGGGCGAGCTGCTGCGGGGGGCGGGGATCCCCGTGGGACGCCGGGAGCGGGTGCCCTTGCTGACCGATGGGGCCGGGCGCATCCTGGCCGTGGTTGGTGTGGCGACCGCCGCCGCGGCGGCCGCCCGGCCCGGCCGTCCCGCCTGGCGGATCCGGCTTGACTGGTGGAAGAGGCCCTGGCCGGGGGCCGTCTCCGGGACCCCGGAGGCGGGGACCCCGGGGAGCGGTACACGCGAGCAACGGGAAGGCGAATGA
- a CDS encoding acetyl-CoA carboxylase carboxyltransferase subunit alpha, with the protein MNNRFLDFEQPIAELEAKIEELRYVTDEPDLNIGEEIERLERKNLRQTEKIYGSLTPWQVSQVARHPLRPYTQDYLNRMFEGFRELHGDRAFGDDPAIIGGIARLEGRSVMVIGHQKGRDTKEKIRRNFGMPRPEGYRKALRLMKLAEKFRLPVLTFIDTPGAYPGVGAEERGQSEAIARNLREMARLRTPIIATVIGEGGSGGALGIGVGDQVLMLQYSTYSVISPEGCASILWKDSSRAEESAEAMGITAERVHKAGLVDDVVEEPLGGAHRDPDAMAERLSGILAGHAERLLALPVEELLEERYRRLMEYGSFDEEG; encoded by the coding sequence ATGAATAATCGTTTTCTCGATTTCGAGCAGCCGATCGCGGAGCTGGAGGCCAAGATCGAGGAGCTGCGCTACGTCACCGATGAGCCGGACCTCAATATCGGTGAGGAAATCGAGCGCCTGGAGCGCAAGAACCTGCGCCAGACGGAGAAGATCTACGGCAGCCTGACGCCCTGGCAGGTCTCCCAGGTGGCCCGGCACCCGCTGCGGCCCTACACCCAGGACTACCTGAACCGCATGTTCGAGGGCTTCCGGGAGCTCCACGGCGACCGGGCCTTCGGCGACGACCCGGCGATCATCGGCGGCATCGCCCGCCTCGAGGGGCGCTCGGTGATGGTGATCGGCCACCAGAAAGGCCGGGACACCAAGGAGAAGATCCGGCGCAACTTCGGCATGCCCCGTCCGGAGGGCTACCGCAAGGCCCTGCGCCTGATGAAACTCGCCGAGAAGTTCCGACTGCCCGTGCTCACCTTCATCGACACCCCGGGTGCCTACCCGGGTGTGGGCGCCGAGGAACGCGGTCAGAGCGAGGCCATCGCCCGCAACCTGCGCGAGATGGCCCGCCTGCGCACCCCCATCATCGCCACCGTCATCGGCGAGGGGGGCAGCGGCGGCGCTCTGGGGATCGGGGTGGGCGACCAGGTGCTCATGCTGCAGTATTCCACCTACTCGGTGATCAGCCCCGAGGGCTGCGCCTCCATCCTGTGGAAGGACAGCAGCCGCGCGGAGGAGTCCGCGGAGGCCATGGGCATCACCGCCGAGCGCGTGCACAAGGCCGGCCTGGTGGACGATGTGGTGGAGGAGCCCCTGGGCGGCGCCCACCGCGACCCCGACGCCATGGCCGAGCGTCTGAGCGGCATCCTCGCCGGGCACGCCGAGCGGCTGCTGGCGCTGCCGGTGGAGGAGCTGCTCGAGGAGCGCTACCGGCGCCTCATGGAGTACGGCTCCTTCGACGAGGAAGGCTGA